In Alkalihalobacillus sp. FSL W8-0930, a single window of DNA contains:
- a CDS encoding STAS domain-containing protein: MNTVNQSLYEFLQERTKEVTETWFKTLEEDDVDSVYSVKDADSIYKLMQQNEEYIKNLTRLFITPTSEVHNRILSWIGDIGSDRAHLQTPLNQMFREFVRTRDIFLSYIEKFVEKSSVEVTKEQHDEWKHQVVKTLDFTIQHFIKKIDTNTTVQLEAQKEMINELSSPVILLQNSSALLPLVGDIDTARAKSILENTLAQCAEKGVDHLYLDLSGVVIIDTMVANEIFQLISALSIIGVRTTLSGIRPEIAQTAVQLGLSFDQIRIKSTLAQALAEK; the protein is encoded by the coding sequence ATGAATACAGTCAATCAATCATTATATGAATTTTTGCAAGAGCGAACTAAAGAAGTGACTGAGACATGGTTTAAAACGCTTGAAGAAGATGATGTAGATTCTGTCTATTCGGTAAAGGATGCCGATTCCATCTATAAGCTTATGCAGCAAAATGAAGAATACATAAAGAATCTGACTCGTCTTTTTATCACACCAACTTCTGAAGTACACAACCGTATCCTAAGCTGGATTGGTGACATTGGAAGTGATCGGGCTCATCTACAAACACCTCTAAATCAAATGTTTCGTGAGTTTGTTCGGACGAGAGATATTTTTCTGTCATACATTGAGAAGTTTGTTGAAAAGAGTTCAGTTGAGGTAACAAAAGAACAGCACGACGAATGGAAACATCAAGTTGTCAAAACTCTTGATTTCACAATTCAACATTTTATTAAGAAGATTGATACAAATACAACCGTTCAATTAGAAGCGCAGAAGGAAATGATTAACGAACTTAGTTCCCCTGTTATTCTTCTACAAAATAGCAGTGCACTCCTGCCACTTGTAGGAGATATTGACACGGCTCGTGCAAAATCTATTCTAGAAAATACGCTTGCACAATGTGCAGAAAAGGGCGTAGATCACTTGTATCTAGACTTATCTGGAGTTGTGATCATTGATACAATGGTTGCGAATGAAATCTTTCAATTAATCTCTGCTTTGTCCATTATCGGAGTAAGAACCACATTATCTGGTATCCGCCCTGAAATTGCACAAACAGCCGTTCAATTAGGACTTTCATTCGATCAGATTCGAATTAAATCTACACTTGCTCAAGCGTTGGCTGAGAAATAA
- a CDS encoding CrcB family protein, whose amino-acid sequence MVHWRIMMAVFVGGAIGTYFRYLTSLLITGQNVFNATLFVNGTGSLLLGFITGWYFIRSSRQWLKFGLGTGLCGGYTTMSTFAAESVHLAETSQSTAILYVLISVVGGIFAACLGVVLGKRLAEMRMRT is encoded by the coding sequence ATGGTGCACTGGAGAATAATGATGGCTGTTTTTGTTGGTGGTGCCATAGGAACGTATTTTAGGTATCTCACTTCTTTGTTAATTACAGGTCAAAACGTTTTTAATGCTACTTTATTTGTGAATGGTACAGGTAGTTTGTTGCTAGGCTTCATCACAGGCTGGTATTTTATAAGATCTAGTCGTCAATGGCTAAAGTTTGGACTTGGGACAGGCTTATGTGGAGGGTATACAACCATGTCAACGTTTGCTGCTGAAAGTGTACATTTAGCGGAAACTTCTCAAAGTACAGCCATTCTGTACGTTTTAATTAGTGTAGTAGGTGGGATTTTTGCGGCATGTCTTGGCGTCGTGTTAGGAAAAAGGTTGGCGGAAATGAGGATGAGGACATGA
- a CDS encoding DoxX family protein, translating into MFIRFLRESKWASGILAFLRLYLGWTWLTSGLGKVTGEFSAGGFLQAAVTNPVVKGEEVVYPFYVSFLENVALPYEGLFSTVVAWGEILVGLGLILGFLTTAAAFFGIVMNLSFLLAGTVSVNPIMIVLGFIILVAGVNAGRFGLDRYILPFIKRKWNKKDKHIDRLDTRAGQPA; encoded by the coding sequence ATGTTTATTCGATTTTTAAGAGAAAGTAAATGGGCTTCTGGAATACTGGCATTCTTACGTTTGTATCTAGGGTGGACCTGGTTAACTTCAGGTCTTGGAAAAGTAACTGGAGAATTTTCTGCAGGAGGATTTTTGCAAGCAGCTGTGACCAATCCTGTAGTAAAAGGTGAAGAAGTCGTGTATCCATTCTATGTGAGCTTTCTTGAGAATGTCGCATTACCATATGAAGGACTCTTTAGCACTGTTGTTGCTTGGGGAGAAATTTTAGTAGGTCTTGGATTAATCTTAGGATTTTTAACTACTGCGGCTGCATTCTTCGGAATCGTGATGAATCTATCATTTTTACTAGCGGGAACTGTATCTGTGAACCCGATCATGATCGTACTCGGATTCATTATTTTAGTAGCGGGAGTGAATGCAGGTAGGTTTGGATTAGATCGATACATCCTCCCATTTATAAAACGAAAATGGAACAAAAAAGATAAGCATATAGATCGTCTAGACACTAGAGCTGGACAACCGGCTTAA
- a CDS encoding MgtC/SapB family protein, with the protein MDILLIKLVASLLSGFLIGVDRQIKHKPLGLKTSMVICIASCLMTIVSIEAVAKYASDHTPNMDPMRLAAQVVSGVGFLGAGVILRRSNDVISGLTTAAMIWAASGLGIAIGAGFYIEATFAVILILIAINVIPAILTAVGPTSLSSKDVHTRIVITPEGQMSSIIDALQVRGTTIKERRMKQLTVRDVQIKDLTSGNQQMDITLSIPKSMYITDIYYLIKDIDHVQTVDVEKR; encoded by the coding sequence ATGGATATATTATTAATTAAACTTGTTGCTTCCCTATTATCAGGGTTTCTTATTGGGGTCGACCGACAAATTAAACATAAACCACTTGGACTTAAGACGAGCATGGTTATCTGCATAGCCAGCTGCTTAATGACCATTGTTTCCATTGAAGCAGTGGCTAAGTACGCATCTGATCATACACCAAATATGGATCCAATGCGACTTGCTGCTCAAGTGGTAAGTGGTGTCGGCTTCCTTGGCGCTGGTGTCATATTACGAAGAAGCAATGATGTGATCTCCGGTCTAACTACAGCCGCCATGATCTGGGCAGCATCTGGACTTGGTATTGCGATCGGCGCTGGCTTTTATATCGAGGCAACCTTTGCCGTAATTCTTATCCTTATTGCTATTAATGTTATACCCGCTATCCTTACTGCAGTAGGACCTACTTCCTTAAGTTCAAAGGATGTCCACACTCGGATTGTGATCACGCCAGAAGGGCAAATGAGCAGTATCATTGACGCATTACAGGTACGAGGAACAACGATAAAGGAGAGACGTATGAAACAACTTACCGTGCGAGATGTCCAAATTAAAGACCTAACAAGTGGGAATCAACAAATGGATATCACACTCTCCATTCCAAAGTCAATGTATATCACTGATATCTATTATCTCATTAAAGATATTGATCATGTTCAAACAGTAGATGTTGAAAAAAGATAG
- a CDS encoding redox-sensing transcriptional repressor Rex, with amino-acid sequence MKSEHMKIPQATAKRLPLYYRFLENLHASGKQRVSSTELSEAVKVDSATIRRDFSYFGALGKKGYGYNVNYLLSFFRETLDQDDLTKVMLVGVGNLGTAFLHYNFFKNNNTQIEMAFDVDPDKIGTDVGGVEIYDLNDFEEKHTKEITVAILTVPATVAQKIADRLVASGVKAILNFTPARLTVPDSVRVHHIDLAVELQALVYFLKHYPLDSPE; translated from the coding sequence ATGAAGTCAGAACACATGAAGATACCACAAGCAACAGCTAAAAGACTTCCGCTTTATTATCGGTTTTTGGAGAACTTACACGCTTCAGGGAAACAACGAGTGTCATCTACAGAATTGAGCGAAGCGGTTAAAGTGGATTCTGCAACAATTAGACGAGATTTTTCGTATTTTGGTGCATTAGGAAAGAAGGGATATGGTTATAATGTAAATTATTTGTTATCATTCTTTCGCGAAACATTAGACCAAGATGATTTAACGAAGGTAATGCTGGTTGGAGTCGGGAATTTAGGCACAGCATTTCTACACTATAACTTTTTTAAAAATAATAATACTCAAATTGAGATGGCTTTTGATGTTGACCCAGATAAAATAGGAACAGATGTTGGAGGCGTAGAAATCTACGACCTTAACGACTTTGAGGAAAAGCATACAAAAGAAATCACGGTAGCCATTTTAACAGTACCAGCGACAGTCGCTCAGAAGATTGCGGACAGGCTTGTTGCTTCCGGAGTGAAGGCCATTCTGAACTTCACGCCTGCTAGACTAACCGTTCCAGACTCAGTGCGCGTTCACCACATTGACCTTGCAGTTGAATTGCAAGCGCTTGTTTACTTTTTAAAGCACTACCCACTCGATTCACCAGAATAA
- the tsaB gene encoding tRNA (adenosine(37)-N6)-threonylcarbamoyltransferase complex dimerization subunit type 1 TsaB, giving the protein MGITLALDTSSYVLGVAVLKDGQVAAELTTHMKKNHSLRLMPAVNNVLAELDLTPKDISRIVVAVGPGSYTGVRIGVTTAKTLAWTLDIPLVGVSSLEAMAQQGRYFQGTVCPIIDARRNRVYTACYSSLENGDLSLQGDEQLIERDQLLEDLVEQGKPVLFTGSDISIHKDVIQEKLGALAHFAPPSKQLPRPSELAALGEAKQPVQDVHTLVPNYLQLSEAEAKWEEAQRGKVNE; this is encoded by the coding sequence ATGGGAATAACGTTAGCATTAGATACATCTTCATATGTGCTCGGAGTGGCTGTATTAAAGGATGGACAGGTTGCAGCAGAACTCACGACTCATATGAAAAAGAACCACTCGCTTAGATTAATGCCTGCTGTGAATAATGTACTAGCTGAGCTTGATCTAACCCCAAAAGACATCTCAAGAATTGTGGTTGCTGTTGGACCGGGTTCTTATACAGGTGTTCGAATTGGTGTAACTACAGCCAAGACGTTAGCTTGGACTCTAGATATTCCGTTAGTTGGAGTGTCGAGTCTTGAGGCTATGGCACAGCAGGGGCGCTATTTTCAAGGAACGGTTTGTCCAATTATTGATGCCAGACGTAATCGAGTGTACACCGCTTGTTACTCAAGTCTTGAAAATGGAGACCTATCTCTACAAGGGGACGAGCAATTAATTGAACGTGATCAACTGCTTGAGGACTTAGTAGAACAAGGAAAACCGGTTTTATTTACGGGTTCAGACATTTCTATACATAAGGATGTCATTCAAGAGAAGCTTGGAGCCCTCGCTCACTTTGCTCCACCCTCCAAGCAACTGCCAAGACCAAGTGAGCTTGCCGCTTTAGGTGAGGCGAAACAACCGGTTCAAGATGTTCATACTCTTGTTCCAAATTATCTTCAGCTGTCAGAGGCTGAAGCAAAGTGGGAAGAAGCACAAAGAGGGAAAGTCAATGAGTGA
- the crcB gene encoding fluoride efflux transporter CrcB has product MISAYIACAGGMGALSRYLLSIWIGRLAWRTTVPLPIMIINLLGAFLLGYVQAHLRMDLENIRLILTTGFLGAFTTFSTFSVEAMELFMQKRWKSLLIYMSGSILGCILFYLIGFYLN; this is encoded by the coding sequence ATGATTTCAGCTTATATTGCATGTGCTGGCGGGATGGGAGCACTAAGTCGGTATCTGCTAAGTATTTGGATAGGCCGCTTAGCTTGGCGGACAACGGTGCCTCTTCCGATTATGATCATTAATCTACTCGGTGCTTTTTTACTGGGGTATGTTCAGGCTCATCTTCGAATGGATCTGGAAAACATCAGATTGATCTTAACAACTGGTTTTCTAGGTGCCTTTACAACCTTTTCGACCTTCAGCGTGGAGGCGATGGAGCTTTTTATGCAAAAAAGATGGAAATCACTTTTGATTTACATGAGCGGGAGCATACTTGGTTGTATTCTTTTTTATCTTATTGGTTTCTATTTAAATTGA
- the thiL gene encoding thiamine-phosphate kinase, whose amino-acid sequence MKDEFEFIDQIKPASHHQPSLVMGIGDDAAVYASTEGMREVVCVDTMIEGVHFTKDTLSPFQIGRKALAINVSDLAAMGAVPRFYLVSIAIPSVWEDEEVSDLYKGMQELANQFKMDLIGGDTVSAKEALVITVTAIGQVEETVSLYRSKAAPGDVVFVTGTVGSSAAGLELLLEKGRHASFNKSEAELVLMHQQPEPQVGAGRLCAETKARISLNDISDGVASEASELAEASKVSIYLQADQIPFHPALNKFNEEQKLAFAFNGGEDFQLIGTIEETAFSSFAGNALKSGIHIHQIGEVKEKAEHLVYIMDKDQSKPLQKGGFNHFKK is encoded by the coding sequence GTGAAGGACGAATTTGAATTTATTGATCAGATTAAACCGGCATCACATCATCAACCTTCATTAGTAATGGGGATTGGTGATGACGCTGCAGTTTATGCATCAACTGAAGGCATGCGTGAGGTTGTTTGTGTGGATACGATGATTGAAGGCGTGCATTTTACAAAAGATACATTATCTCCATTTCAAATTGGCAGGAAGGCTCTCGCGATTAACGTCAGTGATTTGGCCGCAATGGGAGCTGTGCCTCGCTTTTACTTAGTATCGATTGCCATTCCTTCTGTTTGGGAAGATGAAGAAGTAAGCGACTTATACAAAGGAATGCAGGAACTCGCGAACCAGTTTAAGATGGATTTAATTGGTGGAGATACGGTGTCTGCTAAGGAAGCACTCGTCATTACGGTTACGGCCATCGGTCAGGTGGAAGAAACGGTTTCTTTGTATCGAAGTAAAGCTGCTCCTGGAGATGTCGTATTTGTTACGGGAACGGTCGGGAGCTCTGCTGCAGGACTTGAGCTGCTCTTAGAAAAGGGGCGGCATGCTTCGTTTAATAAGTCAGAGGCTGAGCTTGTTCTCATGCACCAACAACCAGAGCCGCAAGTTGGAGCAGGCCGGTTATGTGCGGAAACCAAAGCGAGGATATCTTTAAATGATATTAGTGATGGTGTAGCGAGCGAAGCGAGTGAGCTTGCTGAGGCAAGTAAGGTATCCATATATCTTCAAGCTGACCAAATTCCTTTTCATCCAGCGCTTAATAAGTTCAATGAAGAGCAGAAGCTTGCGTTTGCGTTTAATGGTGGAGAGGACTTTCAATTGATTGGTACAATAGAAGAAACAGCATTTTCATCGTTCGCAGGGAATGCTCTAAAATCAGGTATTCACATTCATCAGATTGGCGAAGTGAAAGAAAAAGCCGAGCATTTGGTTTATATTATGGATAAGGATCAAAGTAAACCTTTACAGAAGGGAGGGTTCAACCATTTTAAAAAATGA
- the tatC gene encoding twin-arginine translocase subunit TatC, with amino-acid sequence MKEQDMSIWAHLEELRRRLFVVLAFFIVALIIGFFISSPLITLLQQTPEARDLPMNAFKMTDPLRIFMTFTLAIGLVLIFPVVLYQLWAFVKPGLHEKEQKATLAYIPIAFVLFLVGVAFAYFVLFPFILSFMSTMADRLNITEQYGINEYFAFLFQLILPFGALFQLPVVVMFLTRIGLLTPDFLRTIRKYAYFVLLVIAGFITPPDLFSHLMVTVPLLLLYEFSIWLSKLTYRKYKLTEDVAEKKQSD; translated from the coding sequence ATGAAAGAACAGGACATGTCCATATGGGCCCACCTTGAAGAATTAAGGCGAAGACTCTTTGTCGTCCTCGCCTTTTTTATTGTGGCGCTAATAATCGGATTCTTTATTTCATCACCCCTCATCACGTTACTACAGCAAACACCTGAAGCACGCGATTTACCAATGAACGCTTTTAAGATGACGGATCCACTTCGTATTTTTATGACATTCACGTTAGCGATTGGATTGGTCTTAATCTTTCCAGTGGTTCTTTATCAGCTTTGGGCTTTCGTGAAGCCAGGCTTGCATGAAAAGGAACAAAAGGCTACACTTGCTTATATTCCTATCGCCTTTGTATTGTTTTTAGTTGGCGTTGCATTTGCTTATTTTGTTTTGTTTCCATTTATCCTTTCGTTTATGTCTACCATGGCGGATCGGTTAAATATAACAGAGCAATATGGAATCAATGAATACTTTGCTTTTCTCTTTCAATTAATTTTACCGTTTGGTGCGTTATTCCAATTGCCTGTTGTTGTGATGTTTTTAACGAGAATTGGTCTACTTACACCTGACTTTTTACGTACAATCCGCAAGTATGCTTACTTTGTCTTATTAGTCATTGCTGGGTTTATAACACCACCAGATTTATTTTCACATTTAATGGTAACCGTTCCGTTACTGTTACTCTACGAATTTAGTATTTGGCTTTCTAAGCTGACCTATCGTAAGTACAAATTAACTGAAGACGTAGCCGAAAAGAAGCAATCAGATTAA
- the rimI gene encoding ribosomal protein S18-alanine N-acetyltransferase, translating into MSEGPIRFMTHDDIDQVLEVELDAFTSPWTKEIFENELTLNHYAHYIVYELEGHIVGYCGFWLIAGEAQITNIAIHSSARGKKRGEELLGAAITLIKGMGGTKVSLEVRESNVVAQSLYQKFGMKKGGIRKNYYQDNAEDAWVMWVDF; encoded by the coding sequence ATGAGTGAGGGTCCCATCCGGTTCATGACTCATGATGATATTGACCAGGTGCTGGAAGTGGAGTTAGATGCATTTACGTCACCGTGGACAAAAGAGATCTTCGAGAATGAATTAACGCTTAATCATTATGCGCATTATATTGTGTATGAGTTAGAGGGACATATTGTTGGTTATTGTGGATTTTGGTTAATAGCTGGAGAAGCACAAATTACCAACATCGCCATTCATTCTTCCGCACGCGGAAAGAAAAGAGGCGAAGAGCTCCTAGGTGCAGCCATTACCTTAATAAAAGGAATGGGCGGGACGAAGGTTTCGTTAGAAGTAAGAGAATCAAATGTCGTCGCCCAGAGCTTATATCAAAAGTTTGGGATGAAAAAAGGCGGCATACGAAAAAACTACTATCAAGACAATGCGGAGGACGCATGGGTTATGTGGGTGGATTTCTAA
- the tsaD gene encoding tRNA (adenosine(37)-N6)-threonylcarbamoyltransferase complex transferase subunit TsaD — protein MTKIKRILAIETSCDETAASVIENGTVIRSNVVASQIESHKRFGGVVPEVASRHHVEQVTRIIEQALAEAEVRPDELDAVAVTEGPGLVGALLIGVHAAKAMAFAHGLPLIGVHHIAGHIYANQLVQPMQFPLMALVVSGGHTELIYMEQDGQFETIGMTRDDAVGEAYDKVARTLGLPYPGGPHIDRLAHTGSAEMDFPRSWLEPDSLDFSFSGLKSHVLNVVHNQKQRGDEPNIPNLAASFQESVIDVLVTKTRKAVDRYEVKQLVVAGGVAANKGLRAALEKEFSESIKLSIPPLSLCTDNAAMIGAAAFYQLEKQSFAGWDLNGRPGMDL, from the coding sequence ATGACAAAGATTAAACGAATTTTAGCAATTGAAACAAGCTGTGATGAAACAGCGGCATCTGTTATTGAAAATGGCACAGTGATTCGAAGTAATGTCGTGGCCTCCCAAATTGAGAGTCATAAGCGTTTTGGTGGCGTTGTGCCAGAAGTAGCATCGCGTCATCATGTGGAGCAGGTAACACGGATTATTGAGCAAGCGTTAGCTGAAGCAGAGGTTCGTCCTGATGAGTTAGATGCAGTGGCGGTTACAGAAGGTCCGGGACTTGTAGGGGCGTTATTAATTGGTGTACATGCGGCAAAGGCTATGGCATTTGCGCATGGTTTACCGCTAATCGGCGTCCATCACATCGCGGGGCATATTTATGCCAATCAGCTTGTTCAGCCAATGCAATTTCCCTTAATGGCGCTTGTGGTGTCAGGTGGGCATACAGAATTAATTTATATGGAACAAGATGGGCAATTTGAAACGATTGGGATGACGCGAGATGATGCTGTTGGTGAAGCATACGATAAAGTAGCGAGAACGCTCGGCCTACCTTATCCAGGAGGTCCTCATATTGATCGTCTAGCTCATACCGGATCTGCAGAAATGGATTTCCCACGCTCTTGGTTAGAGCCTGATTCATTAGACTTTAGCTTCAGTGGTCTGAAATCACATGTGTTAAATGTGGTTCACAACCAGAAGCAACGTGGTGATGAGCCGAACATACCGAATTTAGCAGCTAGTTTTCAAGAAAGTGTCATTGATGTGTTAGTAACGAAAACAAGAAAAGCTGTAGATCGGTATGAGGTGAAGCAATTAGTTGTTGCAGGTGGAGTTGCTGCGAATAAAGGGCTACGTGCAGCACTTGAAAAAGAGTTTAGTGAATCGATCAAGCTGTCTATTCCTCCTCTTTCATTATGTACAGACAATGCTGCCATGATTGGTGCAGCAGCTTTTTATCAATTAGAGAAGCAATCATTTGCTGGATGGGATCTCAATGGTCGCCCAGGAATGGACCTATAA
- a CDS encoding ABC-F family ATP-binding cassette domain-containing protein: MIVLQCINVSKAFVADPVLENVKLEVQTGDRLALVGRNGAGKSTLLKIIAGEYQPDSGQIMIPKGIRVGYLEQHSGLASERSIWDEMLTVFEPLRQMEKRLRELESLMSDPSVLSDETSYNKLIKEYDELQLTFKDQGGYQYEADIRSILSGLHFSSFDYTTSIATLSGGQRTRLALAKLLLQKPDLLILDEPTNHLDIDTLSWLEQFLTGYKGAILLVSHDRYFLDQIVTGVVELSRQKSIRYPGNYSFYLDEKAARYEQELKQFEKQQSEVAKLEDFIARNLVRASTTKRAQSRRKQLEKMDRLDRPAGSEKSASFSFDIERQSGNEVLRVNDLSLSFSGQTILDHLQLELNRGENVALIGPNGAGKSTLLKAIMNKLVPDSGTVRFGSHVTIGYYDQVQAELHSNKTVLHELWDEHRLTPEKEIRTVLGNFLFSGDDVLKPVTALSGGEKARLALAKLMMQKANVLLLDEPTNHLDLDSKEILEAALIDYPGTLLFVSHDRYFLNRLTTRTVELADGKTTSFLGDYDYYLEKKEEQRQFEQLREQTNSIQSSNDVHTTKQNYSQDKEAKKQERQRVRRIEAIEAEMAELEEKIQQYETDLCDPDVFADHVRATELQGSINSANETLEALMEEWETLQVEE; encoded by the coding sequence ATGATTGTTTTACAATGTATAAATGTATCGAAAGCCTTTGTGGCTGACCCTGTTTTAGAGAATGTAAAGCTTGAGGTTCAAACAGGTGATAGATTGGCTCTCGTTGGGCGAAATGGCGCAGGTAAATCTACGCTTCTTAAAATCATTGCAGGGGAATATCAGCCCGACTCAGGACAAATTATGATTCCAAAAGGCATACGTGTTGGTTACCTTGAACAGCATAGTGGCCTTGCATCTGAACGTTCCATTTGGGATGAGATGCTTACCGTTTTTGAACCCCTTCGGCAAATGGAGAAGCGATTAAGAGAACTAGAGTCGCTTATGTCGGATCCATCAGTCCTATCAGATGAGACAAGCTATAACAAATTAATTAAGGAATACGATGAACTACAATTAACGTTTAAGGATCAAGGCGGATATCAATATGAAGCAGACATTCGCAGTATCTTGTCAGGACTTCATTTTTCTAGCTTTGATTACACAACAAGTATCGCAACACTGAGTGGTGGACAACGTACAAGACTAGCACTGGCCAAGCTCCTTTTACAAAAACCAGATTTGTTAATTCTAGATGAACCTACCAACCACTTAGATATCGACACTTTATCCTGGCTTGAGCAATTTTTAACAGGATACAAAGGTGCCATTCTACTTGTTTCCCATGACCGATACTTTCTTGATCAAATTGTTACAGGTGTTGTGGAGCTTTCCAGACAAAAGTCGATCCGCTATCCTGGAAACTACAGCTTCTATTTAGATGAGAAAGCGGCGCGTTATGAGCAAGAATTAAAGCAATTTGAGAAACAGCAATCAGAAGTAGCTAAGCTTGAGGACTTTATTGCTCGTAACCTTGTTCGAGCTTCAACTACCAAGCGAGCCCAAAGTCGGCGAAAGCAGCTAGAGAAGATGGATAGACTTGATCGTCCAGCTGGTTCTGAGAAATCTGCCTCATTCTCTTTTGACATTGAGCGCCAAAGCGGAAACGAAGTTCTTCGTGTGAACGATTTAAGCTTATCCTTTTCTGGACAAACCATTCTAGATCACCTGCAGCTTGAGTTAAACCGCGGAGAAAATGTTGCCTTAATCGGTCCAAACGGTGCCGGGAAGTCCACACTATTAAAAGCGATTATGAACAAGCTTGTGCCAGACTCTGGTACGGTTCGCTTTGGCTCTCACGTGACGATTGGTTACTACGATCAGGTTCAAGCCGAGCTTCATTCAAATAAGACGGTTTTACATGAACTATGGGATGAGCATAGACTGACTCCTGAAAAGGAAATCCGTACTGTTTTGGGGAATTTTCTATTTAGCGGGGATGATGTGTTAAAGCCTGTCACAGCTTTAAGTGGTGGGGAAAAAGCACGCCTTGCGCTTGCAAAGCTAATGATGCAAAAGGCGAATGTACTTCTGCTAGATGAGCCTACCAACCACCTTGATCTTGATTCAAAGGAAATTCTTGAGGCGGCACTCATCGACTATCCAGGCACATTATTATTCGTTTCACATGACCGCTACTTTTTAAATCGTTTAACCACTCGAACCGTTGAGTTAGCTGATGGGAAAACGACTTCATTTTTAGGTGACTACGATTATTACCTAGAAAAAAAAGAAGAACAACGACAATTCGAGCAACTGAGAGAACAAACTAATAGTATACAATCATCAAACGATGTTCATACAACAAAACAAAACTACTCACAGGATAAAGAAGCGAAAAAACAGGAACGTCAACGTGTTCGCCGAATTGAGGCCATTGAAGCGGAAATGGCTGAACTTGAAGAGAAGATTCAGCAATATGAAACAGATCTATGCGATCCAGACGTTTTCGCGGATCACGTCCGTGCTACAGAGCTCCAAGGCTCTATCAACAGTGCCAACGAGACACTTGAGGCACTCATGGAAGAATGGGAAACCCTTCAAGTAGAAGAATAG
- a CDS encoding DUF4305 domain-containing protein — protein MRGFSPIFVATFYILLGVFITILTSNSVSRNGWTFINVLLAALAAYDFYMAFRFLILRKTIKNMQKKD, from the coding sequence ATGAGAGGTTTTTCTCCAATCTTTGTTGCAACCTTTTATATTCTACTTGGAGTGTTTATAACCATTCTAACTTCAAACAGCGTTAGTCGAAACGGTTGGACCTTTATTAATGTGTTGCTAGCTGCTTTAGCGGCCTATGATTTTTATATGGCTTTCCGTTTCCTTATCCTCAGAAAGACCATCAAAAACATGCAAAAGAAAGATTAA
- a CDS encoding twin-arginine translocase TatA/TatE family subunit, which translates to MQMGPWSIILIAIVALLIFGPKKLPELGKAFGSSLREFKNATKGLADDEEEKKREKDQA; encoded by the coding sequence ATGCAAATGGGACCATGGAGTATCATTTTAATAGCAATTGTTGCTTTATTAATATTTGGGCCTAAGAAGCTGCCGGAGCTTGGAAAAGCATTTGGCTCTAGCTTAAGAGAATTCAAAAATGCAACAAAAGGTCTTGCAGATGATGAAGAAGAAAAGAAACGTGAGAAAGACCAAGCTTAA
- the tsaE gene encoding tRNA (adenosine(37)-N6)-threonylcarbamoyltransferase complex ATPase subunit type 1 TsaE — protein MGRYKKQVHSPLETMVLAEKLAMLVGPGDVITLEGDLGAGKTHFSKGLAKGLGVKKVVNSPTFTIIKEYEGRLAFYHMDVYRLDEESEEDIGLDEYFYGEGITVVEWASKIADQLPDKRLDITIRHVGEEKRYLLFEPHGEHFEQLCKELAEWE, from the coding sequence ATGGGCAGGTACAAAAAGCAGGTTCATTCTCCACTTGAGACGATGGTGCTTGCGGAGAAATTAGCCATGCTTGTTGGGCCAGGTGATGTCATTACGCTTGAAGGTGACCTTGGAGCCGGTAAAACTCACTTTTCGAAGGGGCTAGCAAAAGGACTTGGTGTAAAGAAGGTTGTAAACAGCCCGACTTTTACCATTATAAAAGAATACGAAGGCCGTCTTGCTTTTTATCATATGGATGTGTACCGTTTAGATGAAGAGAGTGAAGAGGATATTGGCTTAGACGAATACTTTTATGGAGAAGGCATCACGGTTGTGGAATGGGCTTCAAAGATTGCAGATCAACTGCCTGACAAGCGATTAGATATTACCATTCGTCACGTGGGAGAAGAAAAAAGATATTTGCTGTTTGAACCGCACGGTGAACACTTTGAACAGCTTTGTAAGGAGTTAGCAGAATGGGAATAA